A DNA window from Xiphias gladius isolate SHS-SW01 ecotype Sanya breed wild chromosome 3, ASM1685928v1, whole genome shotgun sequence contains the following coding sequences:
- the crlf3 gene encoding cytokine receptor-like factor 3, which translates to MSVEVDVLLQEAKESIEAAQNYRSELQQRLHGLNQARKQVRGSSGQAREALRRHFAELQAAATRLLTERLSALLAEVDTIEANSVKPLDDCQSLIEHGVAQADDLLREGEAALRCGLGEKEDKLGSFTKKAMHIQLDSLPEVPALVDVPCVSAQLDDSLLGLLRDRVSRHGSVASHPPVQIEELQERPGGILVRWCKVDEDFAAADYRLQHRRSGSGGSQYEDSYIGRECEFLVLHLDPHTDYLFRVCARGEGRTEWSPWSIPQTGYTTLAPHEWCPGTEGYILSSRRNIALRNDSSQSRCPVLYSNAPTYFCGQTLTFKISAASQMDRRDSLGVCVDSGRGAESLQRDQAVCISTNGAVFVNGKEMTNQLPAIIMGSAVTFDMEVVNLFPVSNNNLSEGGNFKLRVTIGSGNREVVFDWLVDQAVDCLFFGCSFVHSGWKVLVF; encoded by the exons ATGTCTGTGGAGGTGGACGTATTGCTGCAGGAGGCGAAAGAAAGCATCGAGGCGGCGCAGAACTACCGCAGTGAACTCCAGCAGCGCCTGCATGGCCTCAACCAGGCCCGCAAACAG GTTCGGGGAAGCTCAGGTCAGGCCCGTGAGGCCCTCCGGAGGCACTTTGCAGAGCTGCAGGCAGCAGCAACGCGGTTGCTGACGGAGCGGCTGTCTGCCCTGCTGGCTGAGGTGGACACCATCGAGGCCAACAGCGTCAAACCGCTGGATGACTGTCAGAGCCTCATCGAGCACGGGGTGGCCCAGGCCGACGATCTGCTGAGAGAGG ggGAAGCAGCTCTGCGTTGCGGTCTTGGGGAGAAGGAGGACAAACTGGGCAGTTTCACTAAGAAGGCCATGCATATCCAACTGGACAG TCTACCAGAGGTACCAGCATTGGTGGACGTGCCCTGTGTTTCAGCCCAGCTGGACGACTCCCTGCTGGGGCTGCTGAGGGACCGGGTTTCCCGCCACGGCTCTGTCGCCTCCCACCCGCCCGTCCAGATAGAGGAGCTACAGGAGAGACCGGGCGGTATCCTGGTCCGCTGGTGTAAG GTGGACGAGGACTTTGCAGCAGCAGATTATCGGCTGCAGCACCGGCGGTCTGGCAGCGGGGGGAGCCAGTATGAGGATTCCTACATTGGACGGGAGTGTGAGTTTCTGGTTCTCCACCTGGACCCGCACACAGATTATCTGTTCAGGGTCTGCGCCCGTGGGGAGGGTCGCACCGAGTGGAGCCCCTGGAGCATCCCACAGACAGGATACACCACGCTCGCACCGCATG AGTGGTGTCCGGGCACCGAGGGCTACATCCTGAGCAGCAGGAGAAACATCGCCCTGCGCAATGACTCCTCCCAGTCGCGCTGCCCTGTCCTCTACTCCAACGCACCCACCTACTTCTGTGGCCAGACGCTGACCTTCAA gaTCTCTGCAGCCAGTCAGATGGATCGCAGGGACAGTCTGGGCGTGTGCGTGGACAGCGGGAGGGGGGCAGAGTCACTTCAGAGAGACCAGGCCGTCTGCATTTCCACCAATG GGGCTGTATTTGTAAACGGCAAAGAGATGACCAACCAGCTGCCCGCCATCATCATGGGCTCCGCCGTGACCTTTGACATGGAAGTGGTGAACCTGTTTCCCGTCAGCAACAATAACCTGAGTGAGGGGGGCAACTTCAAGCTGAGGGTGACCATTGGCTCGGGGAACCGGGAGGTGGTGTTTGATTGGCTGGTGGACCAGGCCGTGGACTGCCTCTTCTTCGGCTGCTCTTTCGTCCACTCCGGCTGGAAAGTGCTTGTGTTCTAA